The following coding sequences are from one Humulus lupulus chromosome X, drHumLupu1.1, whole genome shotgun sequence window:
- the LOC133807015 gene encoding zinc finger protein GAI-ASSOCIATED FACTOR 1-like → MGELENSSPMAVSIASAGEASVSSSGYQTTPVPVDAVLPKKKRNLPGMPDPGAEVIALSPKTLMATNRFVCEICNKGFQRDQNLQLHRRGHNLPWKLRQRTTKEIRKKVYVCPEASCVHHNPARALGDLTGIKKHFCRKHGEKKWKCERCSKKYAVQSDWKAHMKTCGTREYKCDCGTLFSRRDSFITHRAFCDALAEESARSQTLAISSDAGNSNVKVAVASPPPPPLTPSASVMSPSLSIQSSELPDNGVGLSPPTPAATTVLTTNSTATTCSSSNGSSTSTVFASIFAPSSVAPVPHPSHALANSSFSNLMAGRSHCSTTLPTVADLEPTSLSLSTSLYLSNNGGSSLYQTQDQPEHRNFSSSPLQPPAMSATALLQKAAQMGAAASNASLLCSFGLTTSTSSSSGKDSLATQWNSTQIKPESVASTVAAGLGLGLQSGGNSGLTDLVMGPSLTFGSQPMTRDLLGLSIGGGGGGGGGVGASTGGLSALLNSLGGSGGFDITAPSTYGGGGGRSSPGGTWEGQQERKPNGPALL, encoded by the exons ATGGGAGAGTTAGAGAATTCCTCACCAATGGCGGTTTCTATAGCTTCTGCCGGAGAGGCTAGTGTATCTTCCTCCGGCTACCAAACGACGCCTGTTCCTGTTGACGCAGTACTTCCGAAGAAGAAGCGCAACCTCCCTGGAATGCCTG ATCCGGGTGCGGAAGTGATTGCTTTATCGCCGAAGACTCTAATGGCGACGAATCGTTTCGTTTGTGAGATCTGCAACAAAGGCTTTCAGCGTGATCAGAATCTTCAACTTCACCGCCGAGGACACAACTTGCCATGGAAGCTACGGCAACGAACGACGAAAGAGATACGGAAAAAAGTTTACGTTTGTCCAGAGGCTTCGTGCGTTCACCACAATCCGGCACGAGCTCTCGGTGATCTCACTGGAATCAAGAAGCACTTTTGTAGAAAACACGGTGAGAAGAAGTGGAAGTGTGAGCGGTGCTCGAAGAAATACGCCGTACAATCTGATTGGAAAGCGCACATGAAAACTTGTGGTACCAGAGAGTATAAATGCGATTGCGGAACTTTATTCTCAAG AAGGGATAGCTTCATAACGCATAGGGCTTTCTGTGATGCGTTAGCGGAGGAAAGCGCTAGGTCTCAAACCCTAGCAATTAGCTCAGACGCTGGGAATTCCAATGTAAAGGTAGCGGTGGCTTCGCCGCCTCCGCCGCCTCTGACTCCGTCGGCCTCTGTGATGTCTCCTTCTTTGTCGATTCAGAGCTCAG AATTGCCTGATAACGGAGTAGGTCTTTCTCCACCGACGCCGGCGGCCACAACTGTCTTGACTACCAATTCCACTGCCACCACTTGCTCCAGTAGTAATGGCAGTAGCACTAGTACTGTATTTGCCAGCATATTTGCTCCTTCAAGCGTTGCCCCAGTTCCTCACCCATCCCATGCATTAGCTAATTCCTCATTCTCCAATTTAATGGCTGGCCGCTCACATTGTTCCACTACTCTTCCAACAGTTGCCGATTTGGAGCCCacatccctctctctctctacatcACTTTACTTGTCCAACAATGGCGGCTCCTCTCTCTATCAAACACAAGACCAGCCCGAGCACCGCAACTTTAGCTCATCACCACTGCAGCCTCCAGCCATGTCTGCAACGGCATTGCTTCAAAAAGCAGCCCAAATGGGTGCAGCGGCTTCAAATGCCTCGCTGTTGTGCAGTTTTGGCTTGACAACATCAACATCATCCTCCTCCGGCAAAGACAGTCTTGCAACGCAGTGGAATAGTACTCAAATAAAGCCGGAAAGTGTTGCGTCGACAGTGGCAGCtgggcttgggcttgggcttcAGTCTGGTGGAAATTCTGGCTTGACAGATCTAGTCATGGGCCCATCGTTGACTTTCGGGAGTCAGCCGATGACGCGTGATCTTCTTGGTCTGAGCATAGGTGGAGgcggcggtggtggtggtggtgttgggGCTTCTACGGGTGGGCTTTCTGCTTTGCTCAATTCCTTGGGCGGTAGCGGTGGTTTTGATATTACAGCACCTTCAACTTACGGAGGGGGTGGTGGTCGGAGCTCACCTGGAGGCACATGGGAAGGTCAGCAGGAGAGAAAGCCAAATGGACCGGCTTTGCTCTAG